The DNA sequence TTTTTGTATGCAATCCGTTCGGCGACATTAGTTGGTAATTTTTCTAAAAAATTAACTCGAAGCTCTTGAATCATCTCATCATATAAATTGTCGAGCCCGCAACAGGGATCAGTACCTAAGAAAAAGCGTTCTGAGTAATTAAGAATTAGTTGCTCATATCTTGGTGTAATACCTGATGTATTAAAAATTCTCATAATTTTATGAACTGGACCCCCAGCAGAAATTTCACAATACAAATTTTTATTTTTATCAAAAAGAGTTCGTAACGATGGATAGGAAATTCAACCGCCTCTAACCAAGTATGGCCAGCACGATACCATCCATACGTTGATTATTCAACAGGTTAAATAACCAAAAAATTTAAGGTAAACAATTTAAGAGGCAAGCAGTGCAGGAAACCCTAACACAACCTCAGAAAAGTCATATTCATCTC is a window from the Gammaproteobacteria bacterium genome containing:
- a CDS encoding hypothetical protein (Evidence 5 : Unknown function) → MYCEISAGGPVHKIMRIFNTSGITPRYEQLILNYSERFFLGTDPCCGLDNLYDEMIQELRVNFLEKLPTNVAERIAYKNAQKVLQLKE